A genomic window from Brassica oleracea var. oleracea cultivar TO1000 chromosome C8, BOL, whole genome shotgun sequence includes:
- the LOC106309682 gene encoding probable sucrose-phosphatase 3a, with protein MDRLDGPPRLLLVTDLDCTLVDHDDPENTDLLRFNALWEAHYRHDSLLVYCTGRSMRSYLSLRNKKPLLTPDIAITSVGSEIAHGGESMVSDDVWEARLGEMWSREIVLEETSKFPQLEPQPDKSQEQHKVSFFVGREHALEIMKVLPGRLLERGVDVKLVYSNDYAFDVLPKGSGKGGALTYLLEKLESEGKQPTNILVCGDSGNDAELFNVPQAYGVMVSNSHKELLQWHEENAKDNPKIILASERCGAGMIEALQGFNLGPSVSPRDGLDTENFHVEVLDPANEVVQFYLLYEKWRCGEVEKSDKYLENLKSLSSPLGMFVHPSGVEKPIHEWIDDLVNLHGEGKEEKFRIWLDRVSTSLISPETWIVKFDKHELSDGKVRSCSTRVLLSCQEEKEKLTWMHIQQSWLDGSCSDDQDKWIF; from the exons ATGGATAGGCTTGATGGTCCACCACGCCTCTTACTAGTCACTGATCTTGATTGCACTTTG GTTGATCACGATGACCCTGAGAACACCGATCTGCTTAGATTCAACGCGCTGTGGGAAGCTCATTACCGCCATGATTCGCTCCTTGTTTACTGCACCGGAAGGTCTATGCGTTCTTACTTGAGTTTAAGGAACAAGAAGCCACTGTTGACTCCGGACATCGCCATAACCTCTGTCGGTTCTGAGATTGCGCACGGCGGAGAATCTATGGTGTCGGATGATGTCTGGGAGGCTCGTTTGGGTGAAATGTGGAGCAGAGAGATTGTTCTCGAGGAAACTTCTAAGTTCCCTCAACTTGAACCGCAG CCAGATAAGAGCCAAGAGCAGCACAAAGTGAGTTTCTTTGTGGGAAGAGAACATGCTTTGGAAATAATGAAGGTTCTTCCAGGGAGATTATTGGAGCGTGGG GTGGATGTGAAGCTGGTCTATAGCAACGACTATGCTTTCGATGTTTTACCAAAAGGATCTGGCAAAGGAGGTGCGCTGACTTATCTACTTGAAAAGCTGGAGAGTGAAGGGAAGCAGCCTACTAACATACTTGTTTGTGGTGACTCTGGAAACGATGCTGAGCTCTTCAATGTTCCTCAAGCATATGGTGTAATG GTTAGCAATTCGCACAAAGAACTATTGCAATGGCATGAAGAGAATGCAAAGGATAACCCAAAAATAATCCTTGCGTCCGAGAGATGTGGAGCTGGGATGATAGAAGCCTTACAAGGGTTTAATCTGGGACCAAGCGTCTCTCCAAGAGATGGTTTGGATACTGAGAACTTCCACGTGGAAGTTTTGGATCCTGCTAATGAGGTGGTTCAGTTTTATTTGCTTTACGAGAAATGGCGATGTGGAGAGGTGGAGAAGTCTGATAAGTACTTGGAGAACTTGAAATCGCTCTCT AGTCCACTTGGTATGTTTGTTCATCCGTCTGGAGTTGAGAAGCCTATACACGAGTGGATAGATGATTTGGTTAATTTACATGGGGAAGGGAAGGAAGAGAAGTTTCGCATTTGGTTGGATAGAGTTTCGACTTCTCTTATCAGCCCAGAAACATGGATTGTAAAATTTGACAAGCATGAGTTATCTG ATGGAAAAGTGCGGTCGTGTTCGACAAGAGTCTTGCTAAGTTGTCAG GAGGAAAAGGAAAAGCTGACGTGGATGCACATCCAACAATC